Proteins encoded within one genomic window of Microbacterium sp. zg-B185:
- a CDS encoding Ku protein, translated as MRAIWKGALTFGLVNVPVKVYSATEDHDVALHQVHNKDGGRIRYQRICEIDGEVVPYSDIDKAYDDGERTVVLTKEDLDSLPAERSREIDVVEFVPTEQVDLLTLDRAYYLEPDSASPKAYVLLRKTLEQTDRTAIVRFSLRQKTRLAALRVRGDVLVLQTLLWADEVREAAFPALDEPVRISAKELEMSASLVESFAADFDPAEFSDEYQDELRTLIEAKLEQGDALDTSETFGEQEEEAKGGEVIDLMEALRASVERSRAARSGAGGKDSGGKDAGAKGAAKASDTASAKKGTTKKAPAKSTAKTSAAKSSTAKTAAKKTPAKKAAKAS; from the coding sequence ATGAGAGCGATCTGGAAGGGTGCATTGACGTTCGGACTCGTGAATGTCCCGGTCAAGGTGTACTCCGCGACCGAAGACCATGACGTGGCGCTGCATCAGGTGCACAACAAAGACGGGGGCCGCATCCGCTATCAGCGGATCTGCGAGATCGACGGCGAAGTGGTCCCGTACTCGGACATCGACAAGGCGTACGACGACGGCGAGCGCACCGTGGTCCTGACCAAAGAAGACCTCGACTCCCTGCCGGCCGAGCGCAGCCGAGAGATCGACGTGGTCGAGTTCGTGCCGACCGAGCAGGTCGATCTGCTGACCTTGGATCGTGCGTACTACCTCGAGCCGGACTCCGCCTCGCCCAAGGCATACGTCCTCCTGCGCAAGACCCTCGAGCAGACCGATCGCACGGCGATCGTACGGTTCTCGCTGCGCCAGAAGACGCGGCTGGCGGCGCTGCGCGTCCGCGGGGACGTGCTCGTGCTGCAGACGCTGCTGTGGGCGGACGAGGTGCGCGAGGCCGCGTTCCCAGCGCTGGACGAGCCGGTGCGGATCTCGGCGAAGGAACTGGAGATGTCGGCATCCCTCGTGGAGAGCTTCGCGGCGGACTTCGATCCCGCCGAGTTCTCCGACGAGTACCAGGACGAGCTGCGCACCCTGATCGAGGCGAAGCTCGAGCAGGGCGATGCGCTGGACACGTCCGAGACGTTCGGCGAACAGGAGGAAGAGGCCAAGGGCGGCGAGGTCATCGACCTCATGGAGGCGCTGCGGGCCAGCGTCGAGCGCAGCCGCGCGGCGCGCTCGGGCGCCGGCGGAAAGGATTCCGGCGGGAAGGATGCCGGGGCCAAGGGCGCCGCGAAGGCTTCGGACACGGCATCCGCGAAGAAGGGCACGACGAAGAAGGCGCCGGCCAAGAGCACCGCGAAGACTTCGGCTGCCAAGAGTTCGACGGCCAAGACCGCGGCCAAGAAGACGCCGGCGAAGAAGGCGGCCAAGGCCTCCTGA
- a CDS encoding ATP-dependent DNA ligase: MGDAAAKRRPQTRGANDQLVSIGGRRLRITNLDKVLYPETGTTKGEVIDYYTRIGPTMIPHVIGRPVTRKRWPDGVGTEDHPGQAFFAKDLEPGAPEWVRRLPIPHSGGPKDYPLVSDVPTLVYLAQVASLELHVPQWRFTPDGARGDADRLVLDLDPGPGVGLAECAEVARWAREILGHMGLEPLPVTSGSKGIQLYSALPPGQSSESASAIAHELARAIEADHPDLVVSSMKKAIRGGRVLIDWSQNNGAKTTIAPYSLRGRAWPNVAAPRTWDELDDPDLAQLSFEEVLERVERIGDPLSELGYHAGGRTVDEGPLSTYIAKRTAGKTPEPVPSSPAAESSPPGDLPVFVIQEHHATALHWDFRLERDGVLVSWAVPRGVPHSYKRNNLAIMTEDHPMDYASFEGTIPAGEYGGGSVTIWDDGRYELEKWRDDEIIATLQGRPGGPLGRVRLALIRTEGAGEKSSWLLHRMKTDADGQLQPDGVPVEASAQADEPRMPRRPATRSSASAQPDQAGDVPLAWPPDPESLRPMLSTGATAERATLAARRWGDPAWAEAKWDGIRAVGVWDGSRLTLFARSGNDITMKYPEVTGADVGLGAEPAIVDGEIVAIDERGRPSFPLLQTRMNLQRAGDVAREAKRTPVQYYLFDVLGAHGLDVTPRPLRERRRILEELAGGASAPLVVPPVFDDVEIALATSRRLDLEGVVVKDPASTYRRGIRSESWLKVKLTRTQEVVLAGIRPGQGGRAHTFGSLLLGIPGADGLQYAGRVGTGFSDATLRSLMRTFAPLHTDENPLVGVPGPEARGVQWLRPELVGEVEFGEFTPGGILRHSRWRGLRPDKSPADVVRES; the protein is encoded by the coding sequence ATGGGGGATGCCGCGGCGAAGCGCCGACCGCAGACGCGCGGTGCGAACGACCAGCTCGTGAGCATCGGCGGCCGCCGCCTGCGCATCACGAACCTCGACAAGGTGCTCTACCCCGAGACCGGGACGACCAAGGGCGAGGTGATCGACTACTACACCCGGATCGGCCCGACGATGATCCCGCACGTGATCGGCCGCCCGGTCACCCGCAAACGCTGGCCGGACGGCGTGGGCACCGAGGATCATCCCGGGCAGGCGTTCTTCGCCAAGGACCTGGAGCCGGGCGCGCCGGAGTGGGTGCGCCGTCTGCCGATCCCCCATTCCGGCGGGCCGAAGGACTATCCGCTGGTCAGCGACGTGCCCACCCTGGTCTACCTCGCCCAGGTGGCCAGCCTGGAGCTGCACGTCCCGCAGTGGCGCTTCACTCCGGACGGAGCCCGGGGGGATGCCGATCGCCTCGTCCTTGACCTCGACCCCGGCCCCGGTGTCGGGCTGGCGGAGTGCGCGGAGGTCGCGCGGTGGGCGCGGGAGATCCTCGGCCACATGGGGCTGGAGCCGCTGCCGGTGACCAGCGGCAGTAAAGGGATCCAGCTGTACTCGGCGCTGCCGCCCGGGCAGAGCAGCGAATCCGCGTCCGCGATCGCGCACGAGCTGGCACGCGCGATCGAGGCGGATCATCCGGATCTGGTCGTCAGCAGCATGAAGAAGGCGATCCGCGGCGGCCGGGTGCTGATCGATTGGAGCCAGAACAACGGCGCGAAGACCACGATCGCCCCGTATTCGCTGCGCGGCCGGGCGTGGCCGAACGTGGCCGCCCCGCGCACGTGGGACGAGCTGGACGATCCCGATCTCGCCCAGCTTTCGTTCGAGGAGGTGCTCGAGCGTGTGGAGCGGATCGGCGACCCGCTGTCCGAACTGGGCTATCACGCCGGCGGGCGCACCGTGGACGAGGGGCCGCTGAGCACGTACATCGCCAAGCGGACCGCGGGCAAGACCCCTGAGCCGGTGCCGTCCAGTCCCGCCGCGGAATCGAGCCCACCCGGTGACCTGCCGGTCTTCGTCATCCAGGAGCACCACGCGACGGCGCTGCACTGGGACTTCCGCTTGGAGCGGGACGGGGTGCTGGTCAGCTGGGCGGTCCCGCGCGGGGTGCCGCACTCGTACAAGCGCAACAACCTCGCCATCATGACCGAGGACCATCCCATGGACTACGCGTCCTTCGAGGGCACCATCCCCGCCGGTGAATACGGCGGCGGGAGTGTCACCATCTGGGACGACGGCAGGTACGAGCTGGAGAAGTGGCGCGACGACGAGATCATCGCGACTCTGCAGGGGCGCCCCGGGGGCCCCCTCGGGCGCGTCCGCCTCGCGCTGATCCGCACCGAGGGCGCAGGCGAGAAATCCAGCTGGCTCCTGCACCGGATGAAGACCGATGCCGACGGGCAGCTTCAGCCCGACGGCGTGCCCGTCGAGGCTTCGGCACAGGCGGACGAACCACGGATGCCGCGGCGCCCGGCCACGCGAAGCTCAGCGTCTGCGCAGCCGGACCAGGCCGGCGACGTGCCGCTGGCCTGGCCCCCGGACCCGGAGTCCCTGCGCCCCATGCTGTCGACCGGCGCGACCGCGGAGCGCGCGACCCTCGCGGCGCGTCGGTGGGGCGACCCGGCCTGGGCCGAGGCGAAGTGGGACGGCATCCGGGCCGTCGGAGTGTGGGACGGCAGCCGGCTGACGCTGTTCGCCCGCAGCGGCAACGACATCACGATGAAGTACCCCGAGGTCACCGGTGCGGACGTGGGTCTGGGCGCCGAGCCGGCGATCGTCGACGGTGAGATCGTGGCGATCGACGAACGGGGGCGACCGAGCTTTCCGCTGCTGCAGACGCGGATGAACCTGCAGCGCGCCGGCGACGTCGCGCGGGAGGCGAAGCGGACACCGGTGCAGTACTACCTCTTCGACGTGCTCGGCGCCCACGGCCTGGATGTCACGCCGCGGCCGCTGCGGGAGCGTCGACGGATCCTCGAGGAGCTCGCCGGAGGCGCGTCCGCCCCGCTGGTCGTTCCTCCCGTCTTCGATGACGTGGAGATCGCCCTGGCGACCAGCCGTCGGCTGGACCTGGAGGGCGTGGTGGTCAAGGACCCCGCGTCCACGTACCGGCGCGGCATCCGGAGCGAGTCGTGGCTGAAGGTGAAGCTGACCCGCACGCAGGAGGTCGTGCTGGCCGGCATCCGCCCGGGGCAGGGGGGACGCGCGCACACCTTCGGATCGCTGCTGCTGGGCATCCCCGGGGCGGACGGACTGCAGTATGCGGGACGCGTGGGCACCGGGTTCAGCGACGCGACGCTGCGCTCGCTGATGCGCACGTTCGCGCCGCTGCACACCGACGAGAACCCGCTGGTCGGGGTGCCCGGGCCGGAGGCCCGCGGTGTCCAATGGCTGCGGCCGGAACTGGTCGGCGAGGTCGAGTTCGGCGAGTTCACGCCCGGGGGCATCCTGCGCCACTCCCGGTGGCGCGGCCTTCGGCCGGACAAGTCCCCCGCGGACGTGGTGCGCGAGTCCTAG